In a single window of the Rhineura floridana isolate rRhiFlo1 chromosome 3, rRhiFlo1.hap2, whole genome shotgun sequence genome:
- the LOC133380935 gene encoding uncharacterized protein LOC133380935 — translation MMKLSLGRMPLKVKFAAFLAMALLLPDVTSMSIGTASPFPSVANGPEADVLEKESALDDFEDNDFESNDYGTVSPDKVTEALSNTGKEITNEDKVTNLEESPKENNPAEVNTAEEENVTDLDETEADALNFIRLVAKRAAEEEEEEKDVQPESVDEDNFSFSDLAKILSPLVNAFSDIPKSEPPPSEDFLSWFPDLKKLVDDPSAAKPAGSVASARRSDFPTSPEPSLQIAPASSQPTPFGDLSSPSLLGESATTVPPTIPEPPQTSQSSLSDSSESEESFY, via the exons atgatgaagcTCAGCTTGGGCAGGATGCCCCTCAAGGTGAAATTTGCTGCCTTCTTGGCAATGGCTCTGCTTCTCCCAG ATGTGACATCCATGAGCATTGGAACTGCCAGTCCGTTCCCCAGTGTGgctaatgggccagaagcagatgTCCTTGAAAAGGAGAGTGCCCTGGATGACTTTGAAGACAATGATTTTGAATCCAATGATTATGGAACTGTTTCACCTGACAAAGTGACCGAGGCTCTTAGCAATACCGGAAAAGAGATCACCAACGAAGATAAAGTCACTAACTTGGAAGAGTCCCCAAAGGAAAATAACCCAGCAGAAGTGAACACTGCTGAAGAGGAAAATGTAACCGACCTTGATGAAACAGAGGCGGATGCTCTTAACTTTATAAGACTCGTTGCCAAGAGAgctgctgaggaggaggaggaagagaaggatgtACAACCTGAGTCAGTTGACGAGGACAACTTTTCATTTTCTGACTTAGCCAAAATCCTTAGCCCCTTGGTGAACGCTTTTTCTGACATACCAAAGTCTGAGCCTCCCCCATCAGAAGACTTTCTTTCTTGGTTTCCTGACCTGAAGAAACTTGTGGATGATCCCAGTGCAGCCAAACCAGCAGGGAGTGTGGCATCGGCAAGAAGATCCGATTTCCCTACTTCCCCAGAGCCGTCCCTGCAAATAGCCCCTGCCTCTTCACAGCCGACTCCATTTGGGGACCTTTCATCCCCATCTCTGCTGGGAGAATCAGCCACTACTGTTCCACCAACCATACCTGAACCTCCTCAGACTAGCCAGTCTTCTCTCTCAGACTCCTCAGAGTCTGAAGAGAGTTTTTATTAA